One Vibrio tapetis subsp. tapetis DNA segment encodes these proteins:
- the rsgA gene encoding ribosome small subunit-dependent GTPase A codes for MNTIFTHPITLTQLGWQPFFTQQLALEDYDNCVVGRVTEHHKSGYVVATEAKTFHLDAHINLPAMTVGDWILLNSETFQFDRMLERKSLFKRKAPGPKLKEQFIAANVDTVFIVMSLNQDFNLSRVERYLALAKEAKVEPVVVLTKADLCDDADDKRAEIQNLDAFLLTEVVNALDTSTLQGLRSWCNSGQTVAFIGSSGVGKSTLVNSLIGDESQSTGGIREDDSKGRHTTTSRTLLPLPEGGLLMDTPGMRELQLSSCEEGVSETFADIETLVSQCRFSDCQHQEEPGCAVRKALDNGDIDNRRLDNYNKLLREQARNGASIAEKRSADKKFGKMCKTFMSAKKQSRHGG; via the coding sequence ATGAATACTATTTTTACTCATCCAATCACATTAACTCAACTTGGATGGCAACCATTTTTTACCCAACAACTCGCACTTGAAGATTACGATAATTGCGTTGTAGGCCGGGTGACAGAACACCACAAAAGTGGTTATGTTGTCGCAACCGAAGCCAAAACGTTTCACTTAGATGCCCATATCAACCTACCCGCAATGACCGTAGGTGACTGGATATTATTAAATAGCGAGACCTTTCAATTCGATCGCATGCTAGAGCGTAAATCTCTGTTTAAACGTAAAGCGCCTGGGCCAAAGCTCAAAGAGCAGTTTATTGCAGCCAACGTTGATACGGTTTTTATCGTGATGTCTCTCAACCAAGATTTTAACCTCAGCCGGGTCGAACGCTATTTAGCTCTGGCAAAAGAAGCAAAAGTTGAACCCGTTGTGGTTCTGACCAAAGCAGATTTATGTGACGATGCGGATGACAAACGAGCCGAAATCCAAAATCTAGATGCTTTTTTACTTACCGAAGTGGTTAATGCTCTGGATACCAGCACCTTACAAGGGCTGCGCAGTTGGTGTAACTCGGGTCAAACCGTGGCATTTATTGGTTCATCAGGTGTGGGGAAATCCACCCTCGTAAACTCCTTAATTGGTGATGAAAGCCAATCAACAGGAGGCATCCGAGAGGACGACAGCAAAGGACGACATACCACCACATCAAGAACCTTACTTCCTCTTCCTGAGGGCGGTTTATTGATGGATACTCCGGGAATGCGCGAATTGCAGTTGTCTAGCTGTGAAGAAGGTGTATCAGAAACCTTTGCTGATATTGAAACCTTGGTCTCACAATGTCGATTTTCTGATTGTCAGCATCAAGAAGAACCCGGATGCGCGGTACGCAAAGCGTTAGACAATGGTGATATTGATAATCGTCGATTAGACAATTACAACAAACTGCTCCGTGAACAAGCCAGAAATGGCGCATCCATTGCAGAAAAACGAAGTGCAGACAAAAAGTTTGGCAAGATGTGTAAAACCTTTATGTCGGCAAAAAAACAATCTAGGCATGGTGGCTAA
- the ltrA gene encoding group II intron reverse transcriptase/maturase: protein MRVYYSLYGHLLHKERLYKGFKKVWKAKGAAGIDRQSLSDYAQNLSDNLDQLLLELKTKRYTPQPVRRVEIPKDDGGVRLLGIPTVRDRVVQQALNDLLTPIFEEQFHPSSFGYRPNRSCHDAINKATMFIRRYGMQHVVDMDLSKCFDKLDHELILKSIKKRVTDSSVLELIKQFLKSGVMVDGEWQHTEIGSPQGGVISPLIANIYLDAFDQEMRKRGHRIVRYADDILIFCRSRKGAENAQVQATKVLEKQLKLTVNETKSHIAHSGEGVKFLGIEIGSHYSRIQPKKMSTFKGKLKRVTRRNGGKPLLEVIKQLNPLLRGFSQYFRIANANREFKKLAAWLRRRLRSVQLRLWKKPTRLHRRLRQLGYEGSFRYICMDSWRNAASPLASYSMPNQWFNDLGLVNLEHVRTGYVFSHYAEWKCA, encoded by the coding sequence TTGAGAGTTTACTACAGTTTATATGGTCACTTGCTCCACAAAGAGCGACTCTATAAAGGATTTAAAAAAGTGTGGAAAGCGAAAGGCGCGGCCGGAATAGATAGGCAGAGCCTAAGCGACTACGCTCAAAATCTGAGTGATAACCTAGATCAACTTCTTCTGGAACTCAAAACCAAGCGATACACCCCTCAACCCGTCAGACGGGTAGAAATACCGAAAGATGATGGTGGGGTGCGATTACTTGGGATCCCAACAGTACGGGATAGAGTTGTCCAACAAGCTCTAAATGATCTATTAACCCCAATCTTCGAAGAGCAGTTTCACCCATCCAGCTTTGGGTATAGACCGAATCGAAGTTGTCACGATGCTATAAACAAAGCGACGATGTTCATCCGTCGATACGGAATGCAACACGTCGTAGATATGGACTTATCGAAGTGCTTCGATAAGCTCGACCACGAGCTTATTCTAAAAAGCATTAAGAAACGAGTCACAGACAGTAGCGTACTGGAGCTCATCAAACAGTTCCTGAAAAGTGGCGTAATGGTTGATGGAGAGTGGCAGCATACCGAGATAGGTAGTCCGCAAGGTGGAGTAATAAGCCCACTGATAGCGAACATCTATCTGGATGCGTTTGATCAAGAGATGCGAAAGCGAGGACATCGAATAGTCCGTTATGCCGACGACATACTGATCTTCTGTCGCAGCCGTAAAGGTGCAGAAAATGCGCAAGTACAGGCAACGAAGGTCCTGGAAAAACAGCTCAAGTTAACGGTGAACGAAACCAAATCACACATAGCGCACAGCGGCGAAGGTGTGAAATTCCTTGGAATAGAAATCGGTAGCCATTATAGCCGTATTCAGCCAAAGAAAATGTCGACGTTCAAAGGAAAGTTGAAGCGAGTGACAAGACGCAATGGCGGTAAGCCATTGTTAGAAGTCATTAAACAACTGAATCCACTTCTGAGAGGGTTCAGCCAGTACTTTCGAATAGCGAATGCCAACAGGGAGTTTAAGAAACTGGCCGCGTGGTTAAGGCGAAGACTTCGCAGCGTCCAATTACGATTATGGAAAAAACCGACCCGACTCCACCGCAGGCTAAGACAGCTAGGTTACGAAGGGTCATTCAGGTATATCTGTATGGATAGTTGGAGAAATGCTGCGAGTCCATTAGCCAGTTACTCGATGCCAAATCAATGGTTTAACGACCTTGGATTAGTGAATCTTGAACACGTTAGGACAGGATATGTGTTCAGCCATTATGCTGAATGGAAATGTGCATGA
- a CDS encoding protein kinase domain-containing protein, which produces MQRTFFHSVEEDWCLQRLTKRYSNQQAMSREWQALTACAGVYVQKALEFDTDKKVMHLVYEQQAKPLSRFEFQDAETFVGMLPIIIRAIHHCHQCGWVHGDIKPSNILFLPHLDSILLIDFGASYPLGTRREDLTCWQASQTFASSEQWRGEGVVTQADDWHALKKMINQFVRSPIGHKQRKTAVSIRESLDGWLRRSEVAKPTHNNN; this is translated from the coding sequence ATGCAAAGGACTTTTTTCCACTCGGTGGAAGAGGACTGGTGTCTACAACGACTGACAAAGCGTTATTCGAATCAACAAGCGATGAGTCGAGAGTGGCAAGCGTTGACGGCATGTGCGGGGGTGTACGTGCAAAAGGCGCTTGAATTCGATACGGATAAAAAGGTGATGCATCTGGTTTACGAGCAGCAGGCCAAGCCATTGTCGAGGTTCGAGTTCCAAGACGCTGAAACTTTTGTCGGTATGTTACCTATCATCATTCGTGCTATTCACCATTGTCATCAATGTGGTTGGGTGCACGGGGATATTAAGCCAAGCAATATTTTGTTTCTTCCTCATTTGGACTCGATTTTGTTGATTGATTTCGGAGCGAGTTACCCGCTAGGGACACGAAGAGAAGACTTAACGTGTTGGCAAGCAAGTCAAACCTTCGCCTCTTCTGAGCAGTGGCGAGGAGAAGGTGTCGTTACTCAGGCGGACGATTGGCACGCCTTAAAAAAAATGATCAATCAGTTCGTTCGCTCTCCCATAGGGCATAAGCAAAGAAAGACGGCGGTTTCAATTAGAGAGTCGCTCGATGGTTGGTTGCGCCGCTCTGAGGTGGCTAAACCAACCCATAACAATAACTAG
- the tssM gene encoding type VI secretion system membrane subunit TssM: MMKKTVAMLFAALMIIAAAFCWWYYPEPEMNLVKYSVTALAALVLLVVVVWWFKQRKKSHQPKEQHDQQLLLKQDTKVIQQLFKLASKKIRGRGRSKLDSLYSLPWYLVIGGEKDAKSYFLQQNGLEPVLDKHLGDSDTEQYLKFWSNDHVVIVEVGHRLFDSEGVDERLWDVLAHQLLKYRPRQGLNGVVSVIGCDRLLQGDRKARQKLSSIYQEAVLSMGSTLQLTLPVYSVFSKADTIADFVEFFESYSGCDVENPFGLTFPCDAQRRFDKHKFEAQSKALVKSMAEQQFELLRNISKEKSGSVIALPYQLRIFFERVNELLTDIGRENRVREAVWLRGAYLLSCGQKGNEHDLLTQVVADRAEFNSQSTREQFPSRRSYFSTRLFSHVILPESGITGVNQIRHMGYLAARSMMILLVIASLASVGLLLKDNWNQDEQWRADAMTQLRLYGVDIHRLENNYSLSDMVAVLNELRSVAAAGIEPKAWYQLVSTKQSDTAERIYSTYQEQLNVILLPKLEELISSELYVYVNLGNPSKVFEILRYYQMLFDKQQLNIDEMQRYLLDNLKDQGDVSSDDINVLALLIEDLFNSDYASRLEPNAALISVAANNLEGLSPERLIYARIKGLPQYRSQVDIRRQLGDKFDTSFEFSEGFHGYLIPEIFTKQGYSQLDLSAKSELLRRQLSEFKSIQGDMSGASITELTDLSKQIQRLYFADYIYYWKDLVNNIHIKQFNSPVEFAYALKAAREPVTSPVLDVLGAVVVNTTLAVEEQPDTRGNKRVASQLGLKKVAKGLSKADKINRAVGGKLIRLQPSFVVNEAFIGYANYINGTGKAGDSVPLDGLIQQFDSLNGYFDDALSSADPGKAMHAYALAHAAGSQDAIVLFQRQGSKAPNQVAKWTKNLAQQAWRQVVSGSVGYLNQQWDERVYQFYVAAIEGRFPFAKHGRGEVDLTDFASFFKPQGRVEQFIDEMLKPFVYWDNGTLKLNEVDGLTLPLSGQARNQLRQARKLSQTFFGPTGQELALKFALRASSMNTSVTQFQIREAESVFDYRHGPRVWTEVSWPTTGVEGYLTTNFYQGENRVATRSYTGQWALFRALFDGDSTKTATRLVRKLNYKLNDNRIVIDYTLRDSNQTLDKSLFTSFALPKHL, from the coding sequence ATGATGAAGAAAACAGTCGCGATGCTATTCGCAGCTCTAATGATAATAGCTGCTGCGTTTTGCTGGTGGTATTACCCAGAACCAGAAATGAACCTTGTTAAATACAGTGTTACCGCACTGGCTGCATTGGTATTGCTGGTGGTCGTGGTGTGGTGGTTCAAGCAACGTAAAAAAAGCCATCAACCAAAAGAGCAACACGATCAACAGTTATTGCTCAAACAAGACACCAAGGTCATTCAGCAGCTATTTAAGCTGGCTAGTAAGAAAATTCGTGGCCGTGGGCGCAGTAAGTTAGACAGCCTGTATAGCTTGCCGTGGTATTTGGTGATCGGCGGAGAGAAAGACGCCAAGAGCTACTTTTTACAACAAAACGGGTTAGAGCCCGTTTTGGACAAGCATTTGGGAGACAGCGATACCGAGCAATACCTGAAATTTTGGAGCAACGATCATGTGGTGATCGTGGAAGTCGGGCATCGTCTTTTTGATAGTGAAGGGGTGGATGAACGACTATGGGATGTGCTCGCACACCAATTGCTTAAGTACCGCCCTCGCCAAGGGTTGAATGGTGTTGTCTCGGTGATCGGCTGCGACCGATTGCTGCAAGGGGATCGTAAAGCTCGCCAGAAGCTCAGCAGTATCTATCAAGAAGCGGTGCTATCTATGGGCAGCACTTTGCAGTTAACTTTGCCTGTTTACAGTGTGTTTTCGAAAGCCGATACCATTGCTGATTTTGTCGAGTTTTTTGAAAGCTATTCGGGTTGCGATGTTGAAAACCCATTTGGCCTCACTTTCCCATGTGATGCACAGCGTCGTTTTGACAAACACAAATTTGAAGCACAAAGCAAAGCCTTGGTGAAATCCATGGCAGAGCAGCAATTTGAACTGCTGCGGAACATCAGCAAAGAAAAGTCGGGCTCTGTGATCGCATTGCCCTATCAACTGCGTATTTTCTTTGAAAGAGTGAACGAACTGCTGACGGATATTGGCCGAGAAAACCGAGTTCGTGAAGCGGTATGGCTAAGGGGTGCTTACCTTCTGTCTTGTGGTCAGAAAGGCAATGAACATGACTTGCTGACTCAAGTGGTTGCTGACCGCGCAGAATTTAACAGCCAAAGTACTCGTGAGCAGTTTCCGAGCCGCCGTAGCTACTTTTCTACCCGCTTGTTTAGCCATGTGATCCTGCCTGAAAGTGGCATCACAGGCGTAAATCAGATACGCCATATGGGTTATTTGGCGGCGCGTAGTATGATGATTCTATTGGTGATCGCATCACTTGCTTCCGTTGGTTTACTGCTAAAAGACAACTGGAATCAAGATGAGCAGTGGCGAGCGGATGCCATGACGCAACTGCGACTTTACGGCGTTGATATTCACCGTTTGGAAAATAACTATTCGTTGTCTGACATGGTTGCGGTGCTCAATGAACTGCGTAGTGTTGCGGCGGCCGGGATTGAACCTAAAGCCTGGTATCAATTGGTGAGTACCAAGCAAAGTGATACAGCAGAGCGCATTTATTCTACTTACCAAGAGCAGTTAAATGTCATTTTACTGCCCAAGCTTGAAGAGCTGATCAGCTCGGAGCTCTACGTTTACGTCAATTTAGGTAACCCAAGTAAAGTCTTCGAGATTTTGCGTTATTACCAAATGCTGTTTGATAAACAGCAACTAAACATTGATGAAATGCAACGTTACTTGTTGGATAACCTCAAAGATCAGGGCGATGTCTCCTCAGATGACATCAACGTTTTGGCGTTGCTCATTGAAGACTTATTTAACAGCGATTATGCGAGCCGTCTAGAGCCGAACGCGGCCTTGATTTCGGTCGCAGCAAACAACTTAGAAGGCTTGTCGCCAGAGCGCCTTATTTATGCTCGTATTAAAGGGCTGCCGCAATATCGAAGCCAAGTTGATATTCGCCGCCAGCTTGGAGATAAATTCGACACCAGCTTTGAGTTTTCAGAAGGATTTCATGGCTATTTGATCCCGGAAATATTTACCAAGCAAGGTTATAGCCAGTTGGATCTGAGTGCCAAATCTGAATTGCTTCGCCGCCAGTTGAGTGAGTTTAAATCGATTCAAGGTGATATGTCTGGCGCTTCCATAACGGAGTTAACCGACCTCAGTAAGCAGATCCAGCGTTTGTACTTTGCAGACTACATCTATTACTGGAAAGACTTGGTGAACAACATTCACATCAAACAATTCAATTCACCTGTTGAGTTTGCGTACGCGCTAAAAGCGGCCCGTGAGCCAGTCACCAGCCCAGTGTTGGATGTGCTTGGCGCTGTGGTGGTCAATACCACTCTTGCAGTTGAAGAGCAGCCAGATACACGAGGCAACAAACGAGTAGCAAGTCAGTTAGGGCTGAAAAAAGTGGCTAAAGGCTTGTCTAAAGCTGACAAAATTAACCGCGCTGTAGGCGGGAAATTGATTCGTTTACAGCCTTCTTTTGTCGTAAATGAGGCCTTTATTGGTTACGCCAATTACATCAATGGCACAGGAAAGGCGGGAGATTCCGTGCCATTGGATGGGCTCATTCAACAATTTGATTCTCTTAATGGTTACTTTGATGACGCCCTTTCCAGTGCTGATCCTGGTAAAGCCATGCACGCGTATGCGTTAGCACATGCTGCGGGTAGCCAAGATGCCATTGTGTTATTTCAAAGACAGGGCAGTAAAGCGCCAAATCAAGTGGCGAAATGGACCAAGAACTTGGCGCAGCAGGCTTGGCGTCAAGTCGTCTCTGGCAGCGTTGGTTACCTCAATCAGCAATGGGATGAGCGAGTGTATCAGTTTTATGTCGCAGCGATTGAAGGACGCTTCCCATTTGCTAAGCATGGCCGTGGAGAAGTGGACTTAACTGATTTCGCGTCCTTCTTTAAACCGCAAGGCCGGGTAGAGCAGTTCATTGACGAGATGTTGAAACCTTTTGTTTATTGGGACAACGGGACGTTAAAACTCAACGAAGTCGACGGGTTAACCTTGCCGTTAAGTGGTCAAGCAAGAAACCAGCTTCGCCAAGCTCGTAAGTTAAGTCAGACTTTCTTTGGGCCAACAGGTCAGGAGTTGGCACTCAAATTTGCACTTCGAGCGAGCTCGATGAACACCTCAGTCACTCAGTTTCAAATTCGCGAAGCAGAGAGTGTGTTCGACTACCGTCACGGCCCACGAGTTTGGACGGAAGTGAGTTGGCCTACTACGGGGGTTGAGGGATACCTGACGACTAACTTCTATCAAGGTGAAAATCGCGTAGCGACCCGATCTTATACAGGGCAATGGGCTCTGTTCAGAGCGCTATTTGATGGCGATTCAACCAAAACAGCGACTCGTTTAGTCAGGAAGCTCAATTATAAGCTTAACGACAATCGCATCGTAATTGATTACACCCTACGGGATTCAAACCAAACACTGGATAAATCATTGTTTACCAGTTTTGCGCTGCCCAAACATTTGTAA
- the icmH gene encoding type IVB secretion system protein IcmH/DotU: MTGLFNEEPTVEIHRRQEQPKAKPQGLKNSGVDLSGTERLIDNLAVYSCPLLNGATELFGILVTLPRQGEPRDIERFRQRLLDAISAFRQRGLYLDYHPSIIDKSCFVLCAAFDEAILYTSWGERARWENHSLLSSVFSQRNGGEAFFSLLDKASQQPAKLVDFLELQYVLLMLGFKGRYRHEDESELHEIQSRVYTVIRHYRGESVLPVPKTPELIEGKRPWRMLSLPKTLTLATLCLGSAYAASEYWYFNRSQPILQQFSSIDMSGVNLKKANNELVYVSTESDIGLATAEAETSQSTQVVPVAQQWEVVLAVLTRSSDAVRLVSELQKAGYESFTRETEHGIELYLRAGDNLTLIRKLKNELNVRFGLNATIRRAQK; this comes from the coding sequence GTGACTGGACTATTTAATGAAGAGCCGACGGTGGAAATTCACCGCCGGCAGGAACAGCCTAAAGCCAAACCTCAAGGGTTGAAAAACAGTGGGGTCGACCTTTCAGGAACCGAGCGCCTTATTGATAACTTGGCGGTGTACAGTTGCCCGTTGCTCAATGGCGCAACGGAGCTGTTCGGTATTTTAGTGACTTTGCCGCGTCAAGGAGAACCAAGGGATATTGAGCGATTCCGCCAACGTTTATTGGATGCGATTTCTGCGTTCCGTCAGCGTGGCCTTTATTTGGACTACCATCCAAGCATCATTGATAAAAGCTGTTTTGTGCTTTGTGCCGCCTTTGATGAGGCGATTCTCTACACCAGTTGGGGCGAACGCGCACGCTGGGAAAATCACTCGCTATTAAGTTCGGTATTTTCACAACGAAATGGTGGCGAAGCGTTTTTCTCTTTATTAGACAAAGCCAGCCAGCAACCCGCCAAATTGGTGGATTTCTTAGAGCTGCAATACGTGTTGTTGATGCTGGGTTTTAAAGGGCGTTACCGTCACGAAGATGAGAGTGAGTTACATGAGATCCAATCTCGGGTTTACACCGTCATTCGTCATTATCGTGGTGAAAGTGTTTTACCAGTGCCGAAAACACCTGAACTGATTGAAGGCAAGCGGCCTTGGCGGATGTTGAGTTTACCCAAAACGTTGACGTTAGCCACATTGTGCCTTGGCAGTGCTTATGCAGCGTCTGAGTATTGGTATTTCAACCGCAGCCAACCGATTTTACAGCAGTTTAGCAGCATCGATATGTCTGGCGTTAATTTGAAAAAAGCCAACAACGAATTGGTGTATGTCAGTACGGAATCGGACATAGGATTAGCCACTGCTGAGGCGGAAACCTCACAAAGCACTCAAGTTGTGCCGGTGGCGCAGCAATGGGAGGTCGTGTTAGCCGTTTTAACTCGTTCGTCCGACGCTGTACGTCTTGTCTCGGAGCTGCAAAAAGCGGGTTACGAGTCATTCACGCGTGAGACAGAGCACGGCATTGAGCTCTACTTACGTGCCGGAGACAACCTCACCCTGATCCGAAAACTGAAAAATGAATTGAACGTTCGTTTTGGTCTCAATGCGACGATTAGAAGAGCACAGAAATAA
- the tssK gene encoding type VI secretion system baseplate subunit TssK, protein MDNKKVVWSEGMFLSPQHFQQQERYVESFTREFAGQMVPQCFGLTLLDLDRSMLNIGKVAVRRAKGIFPDGTPFEINQSLILEIDKNTHSKKVYLALPVTRPGAVDVGEDQRLRHASIEHSVFDTSREHSDPVPLELAELNIELKLEGEELQDYTLIAIADVSEHKSEGAVILNQAFVPQSLHFGVSNYLKDCVADVYAQVQYRARAISTRLQAEDGSKSYQALMRDYLWLQALGAWMPKLQQWNEDSTFLTKQLYLECLSMAGQMQGLEGKMPKSFATWNQHDLYGVFSAVFSELLVLLREVQIDNVTSLVWDTQLFVSRRLLRTLVQDRSVYNQGRFILVATSPIGASRLSEEFPKATKLAGNSDIAALVRNALSGVALRNLPYAPSELKSKHDAAYFEVDTKSDLWQRLVKKDEPIALHIDERIEDVHVEFHVIR, encoded by the coding sequence ATGGACAATAAAAAAGTGGTTTGGAGCGAAGGTATGTTTCTTTCGCCACAGCATTTTCAGCAGCAAGAGCGTTACGTTGAATCATTCACTCGTGAATTTGCTGGTCAAATGGTGCCACAGTGCTTTGGCTTAACTCTATTGGATTTAGATCGCTCGATGCTGAACATTGGCAAAGTGGCCGTGCGTCGAGCAAAAGGCATTTTTCCTGATGGTACGCCGTTTGAGATCAATCAGAGCCTGATACTAGAGATCGATAAAAACACCCATAGTAAAAAAGTCTATTTGGCGCTTCCTGTCACCAGACCTGGAGCGGTTGATGTCGGAGAGGATCAACGGCTGAGACATGCCTCGATTGAACACTCTGTTTTTGATACCAGCCGTGAGCACAGTGATCCTGTACCGCTTGAATTGGCCGAGTTGAATATTGAACTCAAGTTAGAAGGCGAAGAGCTGCAAGATTACACCCTGATTGCCATCGCGGATGTGAGTGAGCACAAATCAGAAGGGGCGGTTATTTTAAATCAAGCCTTTGTTCCACAGAGCCTGCATTTTGGTGTTTCTAATTATCTGAAAGATTGCGTTGCGGATGTGTACGCGCAAGTGCAATACCGCGCGCGTGCTATCTCGACCCGTTTACAAGCCGAAGATGGAAGTAAGAGCTACCAAGCGTTAATGCGTGATTACTTGTGGCTACAAGCCTTGGGTGCTTGGATGCCAAAATTGCAGCAATGGAATGAAGATTCAACGTTCCTGACTAAGCAGCTCTACTTGGAATGTTTATCAATGGCGGGGCAAATGCAGGGGCTGGAAGGGAAGATGCCTAAGTCGTTTGCAACGTGGAACCAACACGATCTGTATGGCGTGTTTTCTGCCGTATTTTCAGAGTTGTTGGTTCTACTTCGTGAAGTTCAAATTGATAACGTGACAAGCCTTGTGTGGGATACCCAGTTGTTTGTGAGCCGCAGATTGTTAAGAACGCTGGTGCAAGATCGTAGCGTTTATAACCAAGGGCGTTTCATTTTGGTGGCCACATCGCCAATAGGGGCATCACGATTGAGCGAAGAATTTCCTAAAGCGACGAAACTGGCGGGCAACAGTGACATTGCTGCTTTGGTGCGTAACGCATTATCAGGTGTTGCGCTGCGCAATCTTCCTTACGCTCCTTCCGAGCTTAAATCGAAACATGATGCTGCTTATTTTGAGGTGGATACCAAATCGGACTTATGGCAACGCTTGGTGAAAAAAGACGAACCGATCGCTTTGCACATTGATGAGCGAATCGAAGACGTCCACGTTGAATTCCACGTGATCAGGTAG
- the tssJ gene encoding type VI secretion system lipoprotein TssJ: protein MRKIGLLLLATLLSGCSFWGNDLAPQLVINIQAAANINPNVEGKPSPVEVRIYQLSDSQAFNQADFIQLYSDAQGVLKAELLIARQLASVLPSENRKEVVPMASETKYIGVIAGFADYREAKNKVIYQPVVLGSSVINIQLDGVNLSVTGEED, encoded by the coding sequence ATGAGAAAGATCGGTTTACTTTTGTTGGCCACGTTGCTTTCAGGGTGCAGTTTTTGGGGCAACGACTTAGCACCTCAATTGGTGATCAATATTCAAGCTGCAGCCAACATAAATCCAAATGTGGAAGGCAAACCGTCTCCGGTTGAAGTCCGAATTTACCAGCTTAGTGACAGTCAGGCGTTCAATCAAGCCGACTTCATTCAGTTATACAGCGATGCCCAAGGTGTGTTGAAAGCCGAATTGTTGATTGCGCGTCAATTGGCCAGTGTCTTGCCAAGTGAGAACCGAAAAGAAGTCGTTCCTATGGCCTCTGAGACTAAGTACATAGGCGTGATCGCAGGGTTCGCCGATTACCGTGAAGCAAAAAATAAAGTTATTTACCAGCCTGTGGTGTTGGGTTCATCGGTCATCAATATCCAATTAGATGGCGTTAATTTATCGGTCACAGGCGAAGAGGATTAG
- a CDS encoding type VI secretion system-associated FHA domain protein: MPLSIRIISSPDGESISEWNKSFPDEGGEIGRAFGATMQLSDARREVSSSHALIKKTSRGYQVLDNSTNGLYINGSDTPLGKGNQSTLSDGDVLDVGRYRLLVSCFIPEQARVKSEEPNLRQGLFGDDPFSSDNEPLATPFTETELEPDFTASAFDVVDDDPFLGDVAPRRVETNEFNLSFSAIDDDPLADTDLHANLPTPMEALVHNTTSSRHELAAYQHAEERLQQQTDKALEMALNRLLSDIAPQAVETMFDDLSAPTFWGGKPKYWDMYKRYFTRQVENRDWQIKFHAYFHDAMRLQRNLDGGQNS, encoded by the coding sequence ATGCCTCTATCAATCAGAATTATTAGCTCTCCTGATGGCGAAAGCATTTCAGAATGGAATAAATCGTTTCCAGATGAAGGAGGCGAAATTGGTCGCGCTTTTGGGGCGACGATGCAGTTGAGTGACGCTCGCAGAGAAGTGTCAAGTTCTCACGCGTTGATCAAGAAAACTTCCCGTGGTTATCAAGTGCTGGATAACAGTACGAATGGTTTGTATATCAACGGTTCAGATACGCCGTTAGGCAAAGGCAACCAATCGACATTAAGTGATGGCGACGTCTTGGATGTTGGCCGCTACCGTTTGTTGGTCTCGTGTTTTATTCCCGAACAGGCACGCGTTAAAAGTGAAGAGCCCAACCTGCGTCAAGGCCTATTTGGCGACGATCCGTTTAGCAGCGATAACGAGCCATTAGCGACGCCTTTTACTGAAACCGAGCTTGAACCGGATTTTACGGCATCGGCTTTTGACGTTGTAGATGATGACCCGTTTCTAGGTGATGTTGCGCCACGTCGAGTTGAAACTAACGAGTTCAACTTAAGCTTTTCTGCGATCGATGATGATCCTTTAGCAGACACAGATTTGCACGCAAATTTGCCTACTCCAATGGAAGCGCTCGTTCATAACACTACCTCATCTCGCCACGAGTTAGCCGCTTATCAGCATGCGGAAGAGCGCTTGCAGCAGCAAACGGACAAAGCGCTAGAAATGGCTCTAAACCGCCTGTTGTCCGACATCGCTCCGCAAGCTGTTGAAACCATGTTTGATGACCTTTCTGCGCCGACGTTTTGGGGCGGTAAACCCAAGTACTGGGACATGTACAAACGCTACTTCACTCGCCAAGTAGAAAATCGTGACTGGCAAATAAAGTTTCATGCCTATTTTCATGATGCGATGCGCTTACAGCGTAACTTAGATGGAGGGCAAAACTCATGA